The genomic interval CAGTCCTCATATATAGgggactgaaactgccaaaatcaaGAATAGAATAAATGGCCCAATAAACAGGTAATGCCATTAAATGCATAAATTATACAAACATTAATACagacattaataaaaacataaaaaaaaatgatatttctGTTTGGGAAAGTATATACATGTAGAtgaatatacatatttacatgcagaaacaaattaaaacaaaaatataaattcatacatttttcaaattaattaataCCTACATGTCCGTGTATTATCACCTTTAgtgcatttaatggcatattaatttattgagtcattcatttatttcagatttTGGCAGTTTCTGTCCTACAtactccacaaaaaaaaaaaaaaggaaataaaaaggtaagacaAACCTGGCAGAATAGACAAAATATTTATTCTCCATATAGCTTAGATATACAGACAAATCAAAGTGTCAATCGAATTACAAATAATTAATATGTACAAATTCCTTACAGCTAGTTGTCACAGTTTTCTTATCTTTACGTGAATAATGGATGTTTATTTTGAATGGAGATGTGTATTTACCGACTAAAAATGACTGCGAAAATTTGTCTTAAAGTGGAAACCATTTAATATCAATGAACATCTACACAGATGCGGATAGTTGCATAAGCACACTCAGCTGTACAAAAAACACACGTGCATTTCAAGTAATCCACAGTTTCCACATTGTACAGCAGGTCTGCAGTCTCAACAGGAGTCTGCTGTAGAAAACATGAATGGAAGGGCATCTGAGTCAGGAGCCGCCCTGTGGAAAGAAGCCAATCAACACACCTCCGAGAAGGGACTGTAGGTCAGTGATCTCAGTTTTCTAGAAATAGATGTGCCGAAAGCTACTGTCAGAGCACATGACCTTACGCCTCAGTTTTCATTTGTattgtctctctccctcttcccatGTCATCAACTATTGCCTGTCCCTGCCAGTCCAGTGGATCTGCTCCTTTGAAGGGCCTTGCTCATCTCCCTCTGCGTCCATCCCGCTTCCCTTTCCTTTGGGCAGCTtgggcagagggagaggaggcggCGGTGGTGGAGGGATCCGACACTCCTTGCCGCAAGAGGAGCTCCTTGAAGACAGAGTCCATCTGGCGACAGACCTCCTGTGAGATGAGATAAACAATggtggtgagagagagaggaaaaaaagacaaaactcgCCTTTGTTCTCTGCACCCACTTCTGCTCGAGACGTTCCGAGTATGTTTGTCGGAAGAGTCAAACTGCACTATTGTCATGAAATCGTCAGTAAGTCGGTGCAACTTTTTATTAAGACACTTAAAGGGTTTGTAAGTTATAACTAGAATAAATTCACTAAAGCGCTACAGAACCCTAGAAAGCGGTTTATAAATCACTTTTGAGTTGCCAGCTTGACAACactttgctttgtgttttcctcACCCAGTATGAAACATGATTTGTCTCTTTAGCTCTCATCAGTTCATCAGGAAAATCTCTAAAAGGATGGCTCAACAACTTTGCCTCTGGAAAACATCTGAATCAGTTTTATGAACAGCTTGAAACATTAACTACTTAAGACTTGATTgataacttgttttaaaaacctCTCAAGGACTTGACATTTATAGTTGCAGATTACTCACTAGAACATTATAGTCCTATCACTTTTTATCTACATAAAAGCGGTGGAAGATGCCTTCTGTTACAACTTACAAACCCTTGGTTTGCCTTGTCACATAGTTGGACCAGTAAaccaatgagaaaaacaaaacagacctTGTCTAATTGAATGGGAATATCCTCAGAAGATGAGTGTTCCTGATATctgtatgttaaaaaaaaaggtaatgaaACAGTGAATATTAAtttagcacacaaacacaatctgttGAAACGCTGAAACATTCAGTGGTACTCACTCTCTGCGCACATTGCCAGGAGAGTGGAGCCGCCGTGGCTTGCACTGTGGCCCAACAGGAATCTGGAGCATTAGTTTCCCACCCGAAGTGAttccgccccctgctggcccaCCCGACAACCTTCTGCTCTCGATGGAACCGCTGCTGTTGGCTCTGGGGCGGTCTGGCTTCTGTGTCGCTGCTGCAAACGAGCCTGTGCTGTTGTCAGCCGAGTATCCCGTTTCCAAATCTGTAAGCACATCACTGTCTTTTATTCTATTCAAAGACACCATCACAGTTGATTAACTAAGATAAGCACATACTTACCATCTCTGCCATGTGTGTACTCAGCCTCCACATCGCCTTCTTCAATGATAGGCTCACTgtataggaaaaaaaacaaaaaaccctcaGGGGATCCTTCCACCAAACATTGCATCCTTGTTGTGTGGTGTATGAACATCTATTCTCTCACCAGTCATCCTCCTCCAGTGTCATGCATTTCTCATACACCGGGCCTTGTAATTCACTCTGGCTGGGAAAGATGCTCTCATGCTGGATGATGATGTTCTTCACCAGGGCGTTGATTTGAGGCTGCAGGGTGACGACATCATCGTCGCTTTGCCCTCTCACCAGGCTGGGGCCAAAACACACAGCCAGGTTGTAAGGCTGCATCATGTTCTCGTCGCTGTACTGAGACACACTGGAGGCAGAGACATAGAGTTCGAGAATACGTAAACGATATACAAGAAGCTTAATGATCAAACTAACTAAACAAGTCCACTGGGGACCAACCACAACTATTAGATCTGGGAAAGGTCACTTAGTAAGTTAGGATGATCTCCCCAATGATTTTAGATTCATCCAGCTTAGGTGACGCCCAAAACAGATAGGCTGCTTGCCCCTAAACCTGAACCCCTATAATGGTAGGAACTCTGGAGTTTTCATTACATTTGATtctaataaatatatattgtggACAAACAAGCCCCTGATCCATCATACTGCTGTCAGATTTAATAAGACACAAGCTAACtagtaaaaacattttgtccCTCCTTTCACTAAAAAAACGTGGTTTCCTGTGAGTCATTATCATTCATGTAGACACACTTCCTGAACAGTGATGACTGTTTAAATACTCACTGATGAAGGAATGCAAAGAGGTATCTCATTACGATGATGACCGGTTTGGGGTAGGAGGAGATGACCGTTTTGAGCTGAGCGGCTCTCTCCGCCTCGTTCTTTATTTCTGAGAAAAGGTGATGAAAGAGAGATAAGCTACTGCTGTGCACTCTCAGCGACactcatttcacatttcaacacatatgctctcacacacacacacacacacacacacacacatatataaaacacacacacttacgaGCGTACTCCAGAAGTTGGCTGGTGCTTTCTATGGGGAAGAGGGGATTCTCCAGAACTCTGAAGTAGAGTTTCAGCACTCCAGCGACAGAGTCCAGGTCACATCTCCGTTCAGCCAGTGGGTCCTCTCCTGTAGGGGAAGCCCACAGCACACTGCCCCACATTATTAATGCTCCAcagtgggggggtgggggtggggggggggggggggggctactCTGTAAGGATGCATATGAGTCACGGAAACacggacaaaaacacacaggccTACCTCGCTCAAAGGCATCCCTCAGGTTGTTGACCTCCATCTGAGACCCCGGCACCCTGAATATCCCTTCATGGTGGAGACCtgatgagacagacagattaTAAGAATTCCTTGGTGATCTAAACGATCTGAGAACATTCAGATTCAATGCTTATCATAACCATGTGTCTGGGGACAATCATGGTAAATAAAGCTGCAGACTGTGTGTTGCTCTCAGCCTATTCATTTCAAGAAACTGATGTCTGTTACAATAGACTTTTACTGTGACCCCTGAGTGGCACTCAAGCTGGGAATTTTCAAATGCCACTAACTGGCTTGAAATGTTACTTTAggtttatttgtttaaaaggaaataaaatacaaatgggATCACTCTCCTGTAATAGTCAAATATGTTTTTGCGCTTGAGCTGTAAACGTGCAGCTGCTGTTTCCGCGCTCCCTCCGTCTTGAATACTCACCGTTTAGGTTGATGAAGCAAATGGAGCTTTGCACAACAATTGGGATCTGTTGTCCTGATGCCTGAAAGAAAATACATCTCAGGATACAGGTCCCAAACAGCAAATCGAACACGTCATTGCCAAccgaaaaaaaaaggtgacagtAGATTGAATATACCACGACAGAGAATTGCTAAAAGAGGACAGGGTGAGATTGTGTTGTCATGGTGGAAGGTACCTGTATGAATGAGAGcatgtctcctttaaagagTTTGTGGTTGTGATTCAAATTGGCACTCGAGTGATTCTTCCTGATTCGCATAGACATTCCATTTTGTCTGCAGAGCCAAATACCATAATGTGAAGACGCAATTGACTCACAAAATAAACCAAGAACACATCGACTCTATATCAGAACTTAAAATTTAAATCCATACCTTGGCTGATGTCCGTTTGACGCTTCAGCTaggaggagaaaaggaagaaaaagaaccAGCATAAATGAGAGCCAGACTGTAAGGATAAATCAGGAGAACAAGATTTCATCTTTGGATGCAGGTTATAGTAAAATGATTTAGTTGGAAATGATACCACACAATGCAGCAACTGTTATCAAATGGGTCAGCAGTTAGCCTTTTGGTATTGATTCGTGAGAAATGCAGAAGCGATACCTTTTTCCACGGCCACTTTGAGCTGGTCATGCTTGGCTTGCAGTTTACATACCAGGGAGCTGCCTAGAAGGTACTCTTTCACTCTCTGTGAAACAAATCAGCAAAAACTAGCtgtgaaataaaactgaaaatagcAGCGCATGTTCATTGAGACTTTGGTGTCTACATGACTGTGAGTCAATTGCCTTGATCAGGTGTGCAATATCGATCCTGAACTTATTCTTGCCACTGAAAAATACCCCCATATATAtcataacaaaaaacaacaaaaagactaCACgtgtcaaacaataaaaactacacCAAAACAACTCCGGAAACTAAATTAAACTGAactgcatttaaaacaaaaaggaaattaaaaaataatgaaactttaaaactatataaataaatctgcAAATCAGATGCAATTGAAAGTCATTATCATGCTGTCACCGTCAGTCCCTGTGGTCCTCATTATCGTcgaccaaaacaacaaacaacaaacaattcaGCCAAGAAACCACATCTGACATCCACCAACTGTATATCACACAAATCAGTTTACTGCTCTCATGGTgtgttaacaaaaaaacaaaacataaaataaaaataaattaaaaaagtgCCTTACAGTGATGTAGAGGTTTTCTATTTCCTGCAGGTTGGCTCTGCGTCGGGCCACACTGGGCTTGACTGTCAGGTTCTCAGTACTGCCATCCTGAGATGACCCGCTGCTGGGGTCCAGATCATCGTCACCGATATTCTCCAGCAGGGACGACTGGGCCGCTGACATGCTCTTACTGGCCtgcatgacagagtgtggcagagataaaaaaaaaacaaataaaaactaaatacaatcctaataatttattttgaaatcaacaCACAAATTAAGTTCAGTACTTTGTTTCTTCCTCATATTTACAAGCTCGCCTTCACAGCTTTACCTGAGCTTTCCATCTACTTATAAATTGCATATAAATTACAGTTAGAAAAGCCCCGGGCTCATTGGTGACGAGTTCTACACATTTGTGTTTAGGTGATAATGAGGTGTGGTGTACTCTACCTCTTCTGTCTCCTCGGTGACCGCTTTCAGTCTGGTTTGGATCTGTTTGAATCTGGTCTCCAGCTCGCATCTCATCTCACACTCTGCCCTGACCTCAGTAACCTGACGGACACAGGAGAGTTCATTAACACAAAACAGCCCATTAATccaataaatacacacacacacgcacacaaaaataCAGACCTGGTCTCCATCGTGGGGCTGGTAGGAGAAGCGGAGGGGCATACAGAAGGTGTTATAGTTGTCCTGCAGGAGGGTGTCTCTGTCCTGACTCTGGTCCAATCCGGACACGGTGActtggagctgctgcagccccGTGCCCAGGTTCTGCTGGTCCCGCCACCGACTGGACAGGTAGGCCTGCATCACCCGGCTCAAAGAGATGTGGTACCCTGCATCTGCACACTGAGGGAGGCACGGCAAATGGACAATAATCACCTATATAACTAAGGAGATTTCCTCAAACATGATAGTAAAGACCAATGCCAACCAAGTGCTTGTGAAGTATGAGATGTATTCAAGAAACATGAGTTAACAGTGATTTAAGAGGAGGGGGATATGTATAACACAGTTTTCAGGGCAAGGTGAACCCACTGAGCTCTATAAGTGACACGTAACAAGTTAAGAGTACACTAGCCAAAGTTTAACATAACTCATATTAATAGCTTAAtccttttattacattttttttcatcattcaaATATGCAAACATGCACTAAAAATGATGGTACAGAGAAGGAAGAATCTTAATAGTAATTAAAATCAATCTAATAGAGATCATGAGGATGAACATCCTGAAAACATCATTCCTCCTCCTAAAATCATATTAATACAGCTAAATGGTTTGGTTATTGTTTTTAGTACTATAAAGTAGGCGTGTGAGGGATTTAATATATTTACATCTGCATAAGAAAAGCTCAGAAATTGTGGTAAACCCACCTGTGCATGTGAAATCTaccatcaataaataaataaatgttgtttgtgtgttttgtgttcatgAGTACATTTTTACACTCACATTTTCATATCATAATTAAATTCTACACAATATAGAATTTCCGAATCAAGCCCAAACATGGATATTCATGTACACAATGTGTTAGCTATTGATAACAAATGTGGCTTGTGTAAAGATGAACTGGAATCTTTAAGAATATAGAAAAAGACAGATTTGTTGGACATATGTTGTGAAAAATGTGGATGTGCATTTCTTTGACACAGAACTTATAGGACCATAACCAGGGGCCTGTTTCAGGAAGCAAGTTTAACAAAATCTGAGTCAaaacctgaactctgagttgacttaccctgtgaagtgaaactgagttttcagttccagaacagctgatctgagttagGTAAGTCGACTCCGAGTATGTTAGCTCCGAGTTGAGCTCGTGCCTGACTACTAGTAACAAGCCATCATCAATTGAGCTCTGACAcagtgattcaccatggcaacaggggagaaaacgggaagcagacattttctgggggaaaaaaagtaacTTGGCTGCGGCAGTAATAACAATCATTGACAGAGTTTTAGATGCggtcgtcttttcattttgaatttaacataactttcttttatatttgcCTTTGAGGGAGTGGTtgaatgttgttaaatgttttgtttcattttatttcaggctgttttattttatctaaaTCGGCTGAAAATGGCATATAGAAACAGTCACGATGGCTCCTCACTTcggttttatttcacatattaaaacaaagtaaaagtttattcagtggatattttaacttgTAGTAGCTTTTACCACCACCAgatgctgtttaacacacatctgtATCCTTACATGAAgtggtgctcacctccacctccaccacgtccgacagaggcagaggagctggccctgagtcaggtcgctgggtgaccagaggctgagggcgtcactcacccccaggacccaacattagaggcagacacacacttactgtctacAGATTCAACTAGAAGTCATTAAATCTTATACTCAATGCGGCGGCAAACTAGAAACACGGACTTTGAAATTACGttagaaaaaatacaataggCTATACTGATGGGatctgtgggaaataaagaaagccaaatgaaatgtgagttatttctctttttctggctgctggaaggtgattTATTAACCTGCgaagtgatttttaaaaaaaagaaaaaatgaagaggATTGTTCAGATCTGAGAGCACGTCATGACGTGTAGCCTGATATTTGCTGTGCAGCCGGAGATTATGAAGGACGGACTGATGAGAAGCGGTATGCTGTTCGGTTCATGCCTCGTCAGGGAGTGATAGCTCATCTAAAGGAatctaaattctcctcctggtgtaaaactacgtgaattatttctgcttcaacatgatcGGACTGAGAAGGGAAGTACAGtcgctgtcagacagctccgtcagactcagggtttcttcaggtAAACCTGCCAGTGAGCAGGTTATGTTCACAGAGTAATACCGCAGTAACAGACCCAGAGTTCaagttacctctctttctggaactgaaaactcagagtttctctcatctcagggttaacaaactcagagttttcacaaaaCCCGCTTTTTGGAATTCCCCCCTGGTCTTCCGCCAATCAGTTCCAATAACAGCGTGGTCCCAGAAAGcttttttccatccatccatcaattttcttccgcttatccggggccgggtcgcgggggcagctgcctgagcagggacacccagacttccctctccccggatactgcctccagctcttccgggaggaccccaaggcgttcccaggccagctgagtgacatagtcacaccagcgtgtcctgggtcttcctcggggtctcctcccggagggacatgccaggaacacctcccgagggaggcgtcccgggggcatccgaaacagatgcccgagccacctcagctggctcctctcgatgtggaggagcagcggctctactctaagctcctcccgggtgacagagctcttcaccctatctctaagggagcgccctgccaccctgcggaggaaactcatttcggccgcttgtatccgggatcttattctttcggtcatgacccagagttcatggccataggtgagggtcggaacgtagattgactggtaaatcgagagcttcgcctttcggctcagctctctcttcaccacgacagaccgatacaaagaccgcattactgcggccgctgcaccgatccgtc from Sparus aurata chromosome 7, fSpaAur1.1, whole genome shotgun sequence carries:
- the arhgap4a gene encoding rho GTPase-activating protein 4a, which produces MTSHVKLRKEKVGLVDYDTQIKEVRCQLVDQLKVLDFQLEQKSQQLQDLTDYLRRRGEIESEYARSLEKLAERFTSRIKRKEPSTHSVAQVWLALLSQTRQESKDHSGLSESCSNVLLQPLTHCLEYTQRLAKKSKDVCTQLQDGLLKVTTELQTAWRTYYQYHSEYVCAEGKLKEAEKQEEKQKQSAAKKLGRLIEKRQGKVQEVYLKCSKARNDYLLNLAAANASMNKYYLQDISTLIDCADAGYHISLSRVMQAYLSSRWRDQQNLGTGLQQLQVTVSGLDQSQDRDTLLQDNYNTFCMPLRFSYQPHDGDQVTEVRAECEMRCELETRFKQIQTRLKAVTEETEEASKSMSAAQSSLLENIGDDDLDPSSGSSQDGSTENLTVKPSVARRRANLQEIENLYITRVKEYLLGSSLVCKLQAKHDQLKVAVEKAEASNGHQPRQNGMSMRIRKNHSSANLNHNHKLFKGDMLSFIQASGQQIPIVVQSSICFINLNGLHHEGIFRVPGSQMEVNNLRDAFERGEDPLAERRCDLDSVAGVLKLYFRVLENPLFPIESTSQLLEYAQIKNEAERAAQLKTVISSYPKPVIIVMRYLFAFLHHVSQYSDENMMQPYNLAVCFGPSLVRGQSDDDVVTLQPQINALVKNIIIQHESIFPSQSELQGPVYEKCMTLEEDDCEPIIEEGDVEAEYTHGRDDLETGYSADNSTGSFAAATQKPDRPRANSSGSIESRRLSGGPAGGGITSGGKLMLQIPVGPQCKPRRLHSPGNVRREYQEHSSSEDIPIQLDKEVCRQMDSVFKELLLRQGVSDPSTTAASSPSAQAAQRKGKRDGRRGR